The following proteins are co-located in the SAR202 cluster bacterium genome:
- the cofH gene encoding 7,8-didemethyl-8-hydroxy-5-deazariboflavin synthase subunit CofH: MDTIRTSKPTNQFRSDQQGVDDSARDSLNRLLSTVRPDVARALSTALDGHDISVDQAVALLNTTSLELNATITVADELRRRAVGDIVTYVVNRNINFTNVCIKRCGFCAFSRDHRTEEGYLLPTEEIVRRAREAWDLGATEVCVQAGLPPQMEGDLYIRLTEAIKADLPDIHIHGFSPEEVLYGSVRSKCSIADYLKALKDAGVGSLPGTSAEILDQDVRDRIAPGRINVAQWTEVITTAHQLGIPTTSTIMYGHVETSEHQARHIAYIRDIQKATGGFTEFVPLSFINAEAPMFFRKKVSGVRPGATGLEVLRMHAVSRIMLNNWIPNLQVSWVKEGLKVSQMLLAAGVNDMGGSLINESISTAAGALHGQLVRPSEFRHAIRDAGRIPAERHTTYKLKRVFDNGDEPLDPLDLVEGNLEERFGSYNKLVKMSTFRFHHPKKTADATVKPSTPSIS; the protein is encoded by the coding sequence ATGGACACAATCCGCACATCAAAGCCGACAAACCAATTCCGCTCAGATCAACAAGGCGTGGACGATTCTGCCCGGGATTCGCTGAATCGACTCCTCTCCACCGTTCGTCCCGACGTCGCCCGCGCCCTCTCCACCGCCCTGGACGGCCACGATATCTCTGTCGACCAGGCCGTCGCCCTCCTTAACACCACCAGCCTCGAGCTCAACGCCACCATCACCGTCGCCGACGAGCTTCGACGCCGCGCCGTCGGCGATATCGTCACCTACGTCGTCAACCGAAACATCAACTTCACCAACGTCTGCATCAAACGCTGCGGCTTCTGCGCCTTCTCCCGCGACCACCGCACCGAGGAGGGCTACCTCCTTCCCACCGAAGAAATCGTCCGCCGCGCCCGCGAGGCCTGGGACCTGGGCGCCACCGAGGTCTGTGTCCAGGCCGGCCTCCCTCCCCAAATGGAGGGTGATCTCTATATCCGCCTCACCGAGGCCATCAAAGCCGACCTCCCCGACATCCACATCCACGGCTTCTCCCCCGAAGAAGTCCTCTACGGCTCCGTCCGCTCCAAATGCTCCATCGCCGACTACCTCAAGGCCCTCAAGGACGCCGGCGTCGGCTCCCTTCCAGGCACCTCCGCCGAAATCCTTGACCAGGACGTCCGCGACCGCATCGCCCCCGGCCGCATCAACGTCGCCCAGTGGACCGAGGTCATCACCACCGCCCACCAGCTCGGCATCCCCACCACCTCCACCATCATGTACGGCCACGTCGAAACCTCCGAGCACCAGGCCCGCCACATCGCCTACATCCGCGATATCCAGAAGGCCACCGGCGGCTTCACCGAGTTCGTCCCCCTCAGCTTCATCAACGCCGAGGCTCCCATGTTCTTCCGCAAGAAGGTCTCCGGCGTACGACCGGGCGCCACCGGCCTGGAAGTCCTCCGAATGCACGCCGTCTCCCGCATCATGCTCAACAACTGGATTCCCAACCTCCAGGTCTCCTGGGTCAAGGAAGGCCTCAAGGTCTCCCAGATGCTCCTCGCCGCCGGCGTCAACGACATGGGCGGCAGCCTGATAAACGAAAGCATCTCCACCGCCGCCGGCGCCCTCCACGGCCAGCTCGTCCGCCCCTCCGAGTTTCGACACGCCATCCGCGACGCAGGACGCATCCCCGCCGAGCGCCACACCACCTACAAGCTCAAACGCGTCTTCGATAACGGCGACGAGCCCCTGGACCCGTTAGACCTGGTGGAGGGCAACCTTGAAGAACGATTCGGCTCCTACAACAAGCTCGTCAAAATGTCCACCTTCCGATTCCACCACCCCAAAAAGACCGCAGACGCTACGGTTAAGCCTAGCACACCTTCTATTTCTTAA
- the speD gene encoding adenosylmethionine decarboxylase, which yields MHLLIDGYAGDTQRMWDRDFVHKFLEEFPATLGMNKIYGPVVLEYDAPKPEDSGVSGFVVIAESHISVHTFPERSYMNIDIFSCKAFDSQKALDRVKEQFRLQNMKTWQVDRGLEHYDPSLARPRGVREQVAGPADN from the coding sequence GTGCACCTTCTTATTGACGGTTACGCTGGCGATACCCAGCGAATGTGGGATAGGGACTTTGTTCACAAGTTCCTGGAGGAGTTTCCGGCTACCCTCGGCATGAATAAGATTTACGGGCCCGTTGTATTAGAATACGACGCTCCCAAGCCCGAGGATTCCGGTGTTTCCGGTTTTGTGGTTATTGCCGAGAGCCATATCAGCGTTCACACCTTTCCAGAGCGCAGCTACATGAATATAGATATCTTCTCATGTAAGGCCTTCGACTCTCAGAAAGCTTTGGACAGGGTCAAGGAACAGTTCCGCCTGCAGAACATGAAGACCTGGCAGGTGGACCGGGGCCTTGAGCATTACGACCCCAGTCTGGCCCGCCCGCGAGGAGTTCGGGAGCAGGTGGCTGGCCCGGCGGACAACTAG
- a CDS encoding response regulator: MEASHPVKVLIVNHEPLVWDLFRAIFFERDWQLFFAADSKDALEMAWNHQPPLVFIDVTVPDGLAWIAIDRIKHHQRTSHAKVVVLMSIEQELQKTKVQRLDVDALMFKPFNLRQVRELSESLLQKDGMPGSPIASLR, encoded by the coding sequence ATGGAAGCATCCCACCCAGTTAAAGTTCTAATAGTTAATCACGAGCCTCTAGTTTGGGACCTGTTCAGGGCCATCTTTTTTGAGCGTGACTGGCAGCTCTTCTTCGCCGCCGATAGCAAAGACGCCCTCGAGATGGCCTGGAACCACCAGCCCCCTCTAGTCTTTATCGACGTCACCGTTCCTGACGGACTGGCATGGATCGCCATTGACCGCATTAAACACCATCAGCGCACCTCTCACGCCAAGGTCGTAGTCCTCATGTCCATCGAGCAGGAATTACAGAAAACTAAAGTCCAAAGGCTAGACGTCGACGCCCTGATGTTCAAACCCTTTAACCTACGTCAGGTCCGCGAGTTGTCCGAGTCCCTTCTCCAGAAGGATGGAATGCCAGGCTCCCCCATCGCTTCCCTGCGATAG
- the nifS gene encoding cysteine desulfurase NifS — protein sequence MTVPNHIIYMDHAGTTPMDPRVAETMLPYFTSLFGNPSSIHTVGQEAKKALDESREKVARVLGCRSNEVVFTSGGTESDNAALKGVAEALKHTGNHIITSVIEHHAILHTCQYLENQGFEVTYLPVDKHGQVSPQKVQDAITSRTILVSVMLANNEIGAIQPIPEIARAVKERAQQLERTVVVHTDAVQAPGLLDINVRRLGVDLLSLSAHKFHGPKGVGILFIRRGTPWLPQQLGGGQERERRSGTENIPGIVGAAHALELAEEERPQTAAHCARLRDRIIQGMQASIPHAYLNGHPIQRLPNNVNFSFENVEGEPILLGLDMKGICASSGSACSSGSLEPSHVLLALGQSADLARGSLRLTLGRNNTDDEVDRLLSVLPDLVHRLREMPSLTTTGT from the coding sequence ATGACCGTCCCTAATCACATCATTTATATGGACCACGCGGGCACCACTCCCATGGACCCCCGTGTAGCTGAGACTATGCTCCCCTACTTCACCTCGCTCTTCGGCAACCCTTCCAGTATACACACTGTGGGCCAGGAAGCTAAAAAAGCGCTGGATGAGTCTCGAGAGAAGGTGGCGCGGGTACTGGGCTGCCGCTCCAACGAGGTTGTGTTCACCAGCGGCGGCACCGAGTCTGACAACGCGGCCCTCAAAGGCGTCGCGGAGGCGCTCAAGCATACAGGGAATCACATTATCACCTCGGTCATCGAACACCACGCCATACTCCACACCTGCCAGTATCTTGAAAACCAGGGCTTTGAGGTCACTTATCTACCGGTGGATAAGCACGGTCAGGTCAGCCCACAAAAAGTCCAGGACGCCATCACCAGTCGTACCATTCTTGTGAGCGTAATGCTGGCCAACAATGAAATCGGCGCCATCCAGCCTATTCCTGAGATCGCCAGGGCTGTGAAAGAGCGCGCCCAGCAGCTTGAGCGCACGGTGGTAGTCCACACCGATGCCGTCCAGGCTCCCGGCCTGCTGGACATCAACGTGAGGCGCCTGGGCGTCGACCTGCTGAGTCTCTCCGCCCATAAGTTCCACGGTCCTAAGGGCGTAGGCATTCTTTTTATTCGACGCGGCACTCCCTGGCTGCCCCAGCAACTGGGCGGCGGGCAGGAGCGGGAGCGGCGCTCCGGAACGGAGAACATCCCCGGTATTGTAGGCGCGGCCCATGCCCTGGAGCTGGCGGAAGAGGAGCGGCCGCAGACCGCTGCCCACTGCGCCCGTCTGCGAGACCGCATTATCCAGGGGATGCAAGCGTCCATACCTCACGCGTATCTCAACGGCCATCCCATCCAACGACTGCCGAATAATGTCAACTTCTCCTTTGAGAATGTTGAAGGCGAGCCTATTCTGCTTGGGCTGGACATGAAGGGCATTTGCGCCTCCAGCGGCAGCGCCTGCTCCTCCGGCTCCCTGGAGCCCTCCCACGTTCTCCTGGCCCTGGGCCAGTCCGCGGACCTGGCCCGCGGCAGCCTGCGGCTTACCCTTGGACGCAACAATACAGACGATGAAGTGGACCGATTGCTCTCCGTCCTTCCCGACCTGGTCCACCGCCTTCGCGAGATGCCCTCGCTCACAACAACTGGAACATAG
- the cofC gene encoding 2-phospho-L-lactate guanylyltransferase, producing MSTSPAPTPPAPVIIIPVKPLAQAKSRLAPHLDPQQRQRLTLNLLRESLRACQEAALETWVVATDDPVRRLAADHAALWKTDPGPDLNTILHLTFRTAWDTHKAPLFLPGDLPYVKKRDLDMLISSSPHRDTAVLVPAQRSGGTNAIFLPQPIAFQFMMGESSFRKHVAQAASIFLPFTINYSLGLTLDLDTWEDAQEYESLTPGLIYRLTAPDAAP from the coding sequence ATGTCGACTAGCCCCGCGCCCACCCCCCCCGCTCCAGTCATTATCATCCCCGTCAAACCTCTCGCCCAGGCCAAGTCCCGCCTCGCCCCTCACCTCGACCCCCAGCAGCGCCAGCGCCTCACCCTCAACCTCCTCCGCGAGTCCCTCCGCGCCTGCCAGGAGGCCGCCCTCGAGACCTGGGTCGTCGCCACCGACGACCCCGTCCGCCGCCTCGCCGCCGACCACGCCGCCCTCTGGAAAACCGACCCAGGCCCCGACCTTAACACCATCCTCCACCTCACCTTCCGCACCGCCTGGGACACCCACAAAGCTCCCCTCTTCCTCCCCGGTGACCTCCCCTACGTCAAAAAGCGCGACCTGGACATGCTCATCTCATCCTCCCCCCACCGAGACACCGCCGTCCTCGTCCCCGCCCAGCGCAGCGGCGGTACCAACGCTATCTTCCTCCCCCAGCCCATTGCCTTCCAGTTCATGATGGGCGAGTCCAGCTTCAGAAAGCACGTCGCCCAGGCCGCCTCTATCTTCCTTCCATTCACCATCAACTACTCCCTCGGCCTCACCCTTGACCTCGACACCTGGGAAGACGCCCAGGAATACGAAAGCCTCACCCCCGGCCTCATCTACCGCCTCACCGCCCCAGACGCCGCGCCATAA
- the cofG gene encoding 7,8-didemethyl-8-hydroxy-5-deazariboflavin synthase subunit CofG, producing the protein MTPITTHNPICPTNYPIQSGQADVSALATTLGLLPAPSDPLSSLSPTLQPLVSAALDGHLPDDTTAQTLTHSTPQDLPALCRTAAILRDQGHGNTVTFSPKVFIPLTQLCRDFCGYCTFRQSPSQTDRLYMTPDQAVEVASAGQRLGCTEALFTLGERPEQRYPQAKQWLAGRGFRTTLDYLGHVSTRVLDKTTLLPHANPGTMSRREMSGLKPLNTSMGVMMEVLSPRLTLPGMPHHRAPSKYPAVRLKTLDIAGQLKVLFTTGILIGIGETRQERIDTLLAIRHSHQTYGHVQEVIIQNFRAKPATDMSSHPDASTLDLLWTVAVARLILGPHMSIQVPPNLSASDYPIYLLAGINDWGGVSPLTIDYVNPEAPWPSLADLHRHTAALGFNLKPRLPVYPRYILDESDFLPQPIRERALSLADSDGYVKGGIQRYVRTNTASSSSL; encoded by the coding sequence ATGACCCCCATCACCACCCATAACCCCATCTGCCCCACAAACTACCCCATTCAATCGGGGCAAGCCGACGTGTCGGCTCTCGCCACCACCCTGGGCCTCCTCCCCGCGCCCTCCGACCCCCTCTCCTCCCTCTCCCCCACCCTCCAACCCCTCGTCTCCGCCGCCCTCGACGGCCACCTCCCCGACGACACTACCGCCCAAACCCTCACCCACTCCACCCCCCAAGACCTCCCCGCTCTCTGCCGCACCGCCGCCATCCTCCGAGACCAAGGCCACGGCAACACCGTCACCTTCTCCCCTAAAGTCTTCATCCCCCTTACCCAGCTCTGCCGAGACTTCTGCGGCTACTGCACCTTCCGACAGTCTCCCTCCCAAACGGACCGCCTCTACATGACCCCTGACCAGGCTGTGGAAGTTGCCTCCGCCGGCCAGCGCCTCGGCTGCACCGAAGCCCTCTTCACCCTCGGCGAGCGCCCCGAGCAGCGGTACCCCCAGGCCAAGCAGTGGCTCGCCGGCCGCGGCTTCCGCACCACCCTGGACTACCTTGGACACGTGTCCACCCGCGTCCTGGACAAGACCACCCTCCTCCCCCATGCCAACCCCGGCACCATGTCCCGCCGCGAAATGTCCGGACTAAAACCCCTCAACACCTCCATGGGCGTCATGATGGAGGTCCTCAGCCCCAGACTCACCCTCCCGGGCATGCCCCACCACCGCGCCCCCTCCAAGTACCCCGCCGTCCGACTCAAGACCCTGGACATCGCCGGCCAGCTAAAAGTCCTCTTCACCACTGGCATCCTCATCGGCATCGGCGAGACCCGTCAGGAGCGCATCGACACCCTCCTCGCCATCCGCCACTCCCACCAGACCTACGGCCACGTCCAGGAGGTCATCATCCAGAACTTCCGCGCCAAGCCCGCCACCGACATGTCTTCCCACCCCGACGCCTCCACCCTGGACCTCCTATGGACCGTCGCCGTCGCCCGACTTATCCTTGGCCCCCACATGAGCATCCAGGTGCCGCCCAACCTCAGCGCCAGCGACTACCCCATCTACCTCCTCGCCGGCATCAACGACTGGGGCGGCGTCTCGCCCCTCACCATCGACTACGTCAACCCCGAGGCCCCCTGGCCAAGCCTCGCCGACCTCCACCGCCACACCGCCGCCCTGGGCTTTAACCTAAAACCTCGCCTTCCGGTGTATCCTAGATATATACTGGACGAGTCCGATTTTCTCCCTCAGCCTATCCGCGAGCGCGCCCTTTCTCTGGCCGACTCCGATGGCTATGTGAAAGGGGGTATCCAACGATATGTCCGCACCAACACCGCCTCCTCATCATCGCTATGA
- a CDS encoding peroxiredoxin, translating to MAVDVGQKVPDFTLPDSGNTPQKFSDLAKGKNVVLAFFPGAFTGVCTKEACSLRDSASKLNTMNAQVIGISVDSPFAQKGWATANNLNFPLLSDYSRIVVNQFGVSLPNFAKLEGYTASRRAVFVIDKSGTVRYKQVTPSPGVEPNYDEINQAVAKLPK from the coding sequence ATGGCCGTAGACGTTGGACAAAAAGTCCCGGACTTTACGCTGCCCGATAGCGGCAACACCCCTCAGAAATTCAGCGACCTGGCCAAGGGCAAAAACGTTGTTCTGGCATTCTTCCCGGGCGCGTTTACCGGCGTCTGCACCAAAGAGGCTTGCTCTCTTAGAGACAGCGCGAGCAAGCTCAACACGATGAACGCCCAGGTTATAGGCATTTCCGTGGATTCACCCTTTGCCCAGAAGGGCTGGGCCACGGCTAACAACCTCAACTTTCCGCTTCTCAGTGATTACTCTCGAATAGTGGTAAACCAGTTTGGCGTTTCTCTGCCCAACTTCGCGAAGCTGGAGGGGTATACGGCTTCGCGGCGCGCCGTCTTTGTTATCGACAAGAGCGGCACCGTGCGCTACAAGCAGGTCACGCCATCCCCCGGCGTAGAGCCTAACTATGACGAGATTAACCAGGCTGTGGCAAAGCTACCGAAGTAG
- a CDS encoding 2-phospho-L-lactate transferase has translation MPNLTSPSILALAGGVGGAKLALGLTRALPPDRLTIVVNTGDDDEFHGLHVSPDLDTVMYTLAGLNDTHRGWGLVNETWNSLAMLTLYNADDTWFNLGDKDFATHIRRTHLLRQGHTLSRITEDLCKRLGIKHAVAPMTDQPVRTLVDTNEGLLRFQEYFVKRHCEPAARAVQYKGAAKARPSSTFDAALKTAGVLVFCPSNPFLSVAPILALKGVRKRIEAFQARPEQGRRGKRIAVSPIVAGAAVKGPAAKMMAELGMPVNCVEVAKWYQGLCDIFIIDTADKAHAPAIQSLGMEPAVANTIMNTLDDKVALARFVLQLAHVD, from the coding sequence ATGCCTAACCTCACATCTCCCTCCATCCTCGCCCTCGCCGGCGGCGTCGGCGGCGCCAAGCTCGCCCTCGGCCTCACTCGCGCCCTTCCTCCCGACCGCCTCACCATCGTCGTCAACACCGGCGACGACGATGAATTCCACGGCCTCCACGTCTCCCCCGACCTCGACACCGTCATGTACACCCTCGCCGGCCTCAACGACACCCATAGAGGCTGGGGACTCGTCAACGAGACATGGAACTCCCTGGCTATGCTCACTCTCTATAACGCCGACGACACCTGGTTCAACCTCGGCGACAAAGACTTCGCTACCCATATCCGGCGCACTCATCTTCTCCGCCAGGGCCACACCCTCTCCCGTATAACCGAAGACCTCTGCAAGCGTCTCGGAATCAAGCACGCCGTAGCCCCCATGACCGACCAGCCCGTCCGCACCCTGGTGGACACCAATGAAGGCCTTCTGCGCTTTCAAGAGTACTTCGTCAAGCGCCACTGCGAGCCCGCCGCCCGCGCCGTTCAATACAAAGGCGCAGCCAAAGCCCGCCCCTCTTCCACCTTCGACGCCGCCCTCAAGACGGCCGGGGTTCTGGTATTCTGCCCCTCCAACCCCTTCCTTAGCGTCGCGCCCATACTAGCCCTCAAAGGCGTCCGTAAACGCATTGAGGCCTTCCAGGCCCGTCCTGAGCAAGGTCGAAGGGGCAAGCGCATCGCCGTCAGCCCCATCGTCGCCGGCGCCGCCGTCAAAGGCCCCGCCGCCAAAATGATGGCCGAGCTGGGCATGCCGGTAAACTGTGTCGAGGTCGCCAAATGGTACCAAGGCCTCTGCGACATTTTTATCATCGACACCGCTGACAAGGCCCACGCCCCTGCCATACAATCTCTCGGCATGGAGCCCGCCGTCGCCAACACCATAATGAACACCCTCGACGACAAGGTCGCCTTGGCCCGTTTTGTGCTCCAGCTAGCCCATGTCGACTAG
- a CDS encoding molybdenum cofactor guanylyltransferase produces MGVEKASLLVGGRTMLSRVVEAVSSVAEEVLVVRAVGQRLPDLKGYEVRIVEDEEPHGGPLGGLVSGLRAVKGQWALVVGCDMPFLDQRLLQWLVDVAMVSGQQGFTLTLNPLPSRERKEEPKGEVTSPLRGGKGPRRGPWDAVVPVVHGRAQVLHAVWSRGCLGVAEGMVSEGKGLRDVLGGVRVKWVEEGECEARDPGLRSVFSVDTPGDWALAEAMGGEEWLLLNEA; encoded by the coding sequence ATGGGGGTGGAGAAGGCGTCGCTGCTGGTGGGTGGGAGGACGATGCTGTCGCGGGTAGTGGAGGCGGTGTCGTCGGTGGCGGAGGAGGTGCTGGTGGTGAGGGCGGTGGGGCAGCGGTTGCCGGATTTGAAGGGGTATGAGGTTAGGATTGTAGAGGATGAGGAGCCGCACGGGGGGCCGCTGGGGGGGTTGGTATCGGGGTTGAGGGCGGTGAAGGGACAATGGGCGCTGGTGGTTGGGTGCGATATGCCGTTTTTGGATCAGAGATTACTCCAGTGGCTTGTGGATGTGGCAATGGTTTCTGGTCAGCAGGGTTTCACCCTCACCTTAAATCCTCTCCCATCAAGGGAGAGGAAAGAAGAACCGAAGGGTGAAGTGACCTCGCCCCTACGTGGCGGCAAGGGGCCAAGAAGAGGTCCGTGGGATGCGGTGGTGCCGGTGGTGCATGGGCGGGCACAGGTGCTGCATGCGGTGTGGTCGAGGGGATGTTTGGGGGTGGCGGAGGGGATGGTGTCGGAGGGGAAGGGGTTGCGGGATGTGCTGGGTGGGGTGAGGGTGAAGTGGGTGGAGGAGGGGGAGTGCGAGGCGCGAGACCCAGGGCTACGATCGGTTTTTAGCGTGGACACGCCGGGGGACTGGGCGCTGGCGGAGGCGATGGGGGGTGAGGAGTGGCTGCTGCTCAACGAGGCTTAG
- a CDS encoding ATP-binding cassette domain-containing protein, with the protein MVEARNLTKSYGNFLAIENVNFEVKKGEIVGFLGPNGAGKTTTMRIVTGFLPPSSGSALVAGFDLVDQSIQARSHIGYLPETVPLYTDMTVEDYLSFMGSIRGMKQKTIKARVDYVIDACRLGDYMYSHIGKLSKGYRQRVGIAQAVLHEPDVLVLDEPTIGIDPIQIVETRQLIRDLAGSHTVILSTHILPEVSMLCNRVLIINQGQIVAEDTPRDLADKLQGVERLEVEVVGPKVEVMEALQKIRGVIDVTCVTAGNTDRNIFRIRARRGLDLRPTASKTIISNGWSLLNLQLMGMSLEEIFLKLTTEEASV; encoded by the coding sequence ATGGTAGAAGCCAGGAATTTGACCAAGTCCTACGGCAATTTCCTTGCTATAGAAAACGTAAACTTTGAAGTGAAGAAGGGTGAGATAGTGGGCTTCCTCGGCCCCAACGGCGCGGGGAAGACCACAACCATGCGTATTGTCACTGGCTTCCTGCCGCCCAGCAGCGGTTCGGCCCTGGTAGCCGGCTTCGACCTGGTGGACCAGTCCATTCAGGCGCGGTCTCACATCGGGTACCTGCCGGAGACCGTGCCCCTCTACACGGACATGACCGTAGAAGACTACCTGTCTTTTATGGGATCGATTCGAGGGATGAAACAGAAGACCATAAAGGCACGCGTCGACTACGTAATCGACGCGTGCCGCCTCGGCGATTACATGTACAGCCATATCGGCAAGCTGTCCAAAGGGTACCGGCAGAGGGTAGGCATCGCCCAGGCCGTGCTCCACGAACCGGACGTGCTGGTCCTGGACGAACCCACCATCGGCATCGACCCTATCCAGATTGTCGAGACGCGGCAGTTGATTCGGGACCTGGCGGGGAGCCACACGGTGATCCTGAGTACCCACATCCTGCCCGAAGTCAGTATGTTGTGCAACCGTGTGCTGATTATCAACCAGGGGCAAATTGTCGCGGAGGACACGCCTAGAGACCTGGCGGACAAGCTCCAGGGCGTGGAGCGTCTGGAGGTGGAGGTGGTAGGGCCCAAGGTGGAGGTCATGGAGGCGCTGCAGAAAATCAGAGGCGTCATTGACGTGACTTGCGTGACCGCAGGGAACACGGACCGTAATATATTTCGGATTCGCGCGCGGCGCGGGCTGGACCTGCGGCCTACGGCATCCAAGACAATTATCAGCAACGGATGGTCTCTTTTAAACCTTCAGCTTATGGGCATGAGCCTGGAAGAGATATTCCTCAAGCTCACTACGGAAGAGGCCTCTGTTTGA
- a CDS encoding fumarylacetoacetate hydrolase family protein codes for MKLAFFDDYKLGVIKGDRIVDVSEAVRGVVHTSPQDLIRQVIGDFPRHRRLIEAAASKSQGVVVSGVRLRAPLPEPPRIVAMAVNYMENGTREKAAEINAFHKSASCVIGNGDTVILPDADATIFEQEAELGIVIGKKASKVERSKAHEYIFGYTNFFDISARGFRPEGSGSFFWGKTWDTFGPMGPAITTSDEIKNPMKLQVKSWINGKLYQDYSTSDMANDIPRIVEWVTWMTTLQPGDIIACGTNHRGLAAIQNGDVVEMEAEGLGRLMVRVNDELGREWDRKPRLEKSAEEIKKINGPARLERLGKRSR; via the coding sequence ATGAAGCTGGCATTTTTTGACGATTACAAGCTGGGTGTGATTAAGGGAGACAGGATTGTGGACGTGAGCGAGGCGGTGAGGGGGGTAGTACACACGTCGCCGCAGGACCTGATAAGGCAGGTGATTGGGGACTTTCCGAGGCACCGGCGGTTGATAGAGGCGGCGGCGAGCAAGTCGCAAGGGGTGGTGGTAAGCGGGGTGAGGCTGCGAGCGCCGCTGCCGGAGCCGCCCCGGATTGTCGCCATGGCGGTGAACTATATGGAGAACGGGACTCGAGAGAAGGCGGCGGAGATTAACGCGTTCCACAAGTCGGCGAGCTGCGTCATCGGGAACGGGGACACCGTGATACTGCCGGACGCCGACGCGACGATTTTTGAGCAGGAGGCGGAGCTGGGGATAGTCATCGGCAAGAAGGCGAGCAAGGTAGAGAGGTCGAAAGCGCACGAGTACATCTTCGGCTACACGAACTTTTTCGACATATCGGCGCGAGGGTTCAGGCCGGAGGGGAGCGGGAGCTTTTTCTGGGGGAAGACGTGGGACACCTTTGGGCCCATGGGGCCGGCGATAACGACGTCGGACGAGATAAAGAATCCGATGAAGCTGCAGGTGAAGTCATGGATTAACGGGAAGCTGTACCAGGACTATTCGACCAGCGACATGGCGAACGATATACCTCGGATTGTGGAGTGGGTGACGTGGATGACGACGCTGCAGCCGGGGGATATCATCGCTTGCGGGACGAACCATCGAGGCCTGGCGGCGATTCAGAACGGGGATGTGGTGGAGATGGAGGCGGAGGGCCTTGGCCGCCTGATGGTGCGAGTGAACGACGAGCTGGGGAGGGAGTGGGATAGGAAGCCGAGGTTGGAGAAGAGCGCGGAGGAGATAAAGAAGATTAACGGGCCGGCGAGGCTGGAGAGATTGGGGAAGAGGAGTAGGTAG
- the speB gene encoding agmatinase yields the protein MASTPDISWVPFNFLALTPEQSDLRKARAVVLPVPYDSTTSYRTGSRYGPMAIIQASGTLEDYDQELDLDVASLGIHTTPFLEPHMAGPAQMVERIQHVVQQYASTGKIVAVLGGEHTVTVGAVRAMASLYEDLSVLYLDAHGDLRASYMDTPYSHATAARRVREMCPVVQVGVRSISLEERDFIKKGGAATFFWDAQSPSLPKINDVLKHLSPTVYVSVDLDSLDPSIMSAVGTPEPGGMTWAHMTGLLKDVARQRRIVGFDVTELSPEEGPNACSYTAAKLVYKLIAYSATLGPDKAKTSKG from the coding sequence GTGGCCTCCACGCCTGACATTTCCTGGGTTCCCTTCAACTTCCTAGCTCTCACGCCCGAACAGTCAGACCTCCGAAAAGCTCGCGCAGTGGTCCTGCCCGTGCCCTACGACAGCACTACCTCCTATCGCACCGGATCCCGCTACGGCCCGATGGCGATAATCCAGGCTTCCGGGACTCTAGAAGACTATGACCAGGAGCTAGACTTGGATGTGGCTAGCCTGGGCATACACACCACTCCATTTCTTGAACCGCATATGGCCGGCCCAGCCCAGATGGTGGAGCGGATCCAGCATGTAGTTCAACAATACGCCTCGACGGGTAAGATTGTGGCCGTTCTGGGCGGCGAGCATACCGTCACTGTAGGGGCTGTCAGGGCCATGGCGTCGCTATACGAAGACCTATCCGTTTTATACCTGGATGCCCACGGCGACCTGCGGGCCTCTTACATGGACACGCCCTACAGCCACGCAACTGCAGCGCGTCGAGTCCGCGAGATGTGCCCCGTGGTGCAAGTCGGCGTACGAAGCATCAGCCTGGAAGAGCGGGATTTCATCAAGAAGGGCGGCGCGGCCACCTTTTTCTGGGACGCCCAGTCCCCCAGCCTGCCCAAGATCAACGACGTTCTTAAACATTTGAGTCCTACTGTGTACGTCAGCGTGGACCTGGACTCCCTGGACCCCTCCATTATGTCGGCGGTGGGTACGCCTGAGCCTGGCGGTATGACCTGGGCGCATATGACCGGGCTGCTAAAGGATGTCGCGAGGCAGCGGCGCATCGTTGGCTTCGACGTCACCGAGCTGAGCCCCGAGGAAGGCCCCAACGCCTGCTCCTACACCGCGGCCAAGCTGGTGTATAAGCTTATAGCTTATTCCGCTACCCTGGGGCCTGACAAAGCAAAAACTTCAAAAGGCTAG